Proteins encoded within one genomic window of Theobroma cacao cultivar B97-61/B2 chromosome 7, Criollo_cocoa_genome_V2, whole genome shotgun sequence:
- the LOC108662815 gene encoding (-)-germacrene D synthase-like: protein MPEEDVLDEALNFSTKHLLVLRKKMDGNKAEQIQQSLEYPLHWRMPWTEARDFIAIYQYDAKMNSVLLELAKLNFNIMQSVYLKELQELVEWWEDLNYKERLPFARDRLLECYF from the exons ATGCCAGAAGAAGATGTTTTAGACGAGGCCCTGAATTTTAGTACAAAACATCTGTtagtgttaaggaagaagatGGATGGAAATAAAGCTGAGCAAATACAACAATCACTGGAATATCCACTGCACTGGAGGATGCCCTGGACAGAAGCACGAGATTTCATTGCTATCTACCAATATGATGCTAAGATGAATTCGGTTTTGCTCGAGCTTGCCAAGTTGAACTTCAATATCATGCAATCTGTTTATCTGAAGGAGCTGCAGGAACTAGTGGA GTGGTGGGAGGACTTGAACTATAAGGAAAGGCTACCTTTTGCTCGGGATAGGCTACTTGAGTGTTATTTTTAG